In a single window of the Bradyrhizobium erythrophlei genome:
- a CDS encoding glutathione binding-like protein: protein MIELYYWPTPNGHKITMFLEEAGLDYTIHPVDISAGDQFKPDFLAISPNNRMPAITDTAPADGGQPISVFESGAILLYFAEKTARFLPKDIRDRKTATEWLFWQVGGLGPMAGQNHHFGLYAPKRIPYAIDRYVNETNRLYGVLNRHLENRTFIAGDDYSIADMASYPWIVPWKRQQQNLDDFPNLRRWFDTVRARPGTQRAYAKGEPYSSRPAVTEEGKKILFGQTASRAPAEERREISRRSTV, encoded by the coding sequence ATGATCGAACTCTACTACTGGCCCACGCCGAACGGCCACAAGATCACAATGTTCCTGGAGGAAGCCGGGCTGGACTACACGATCCATCCCGTCGACATCAGCGCCGGCGATCAGTTCAAGCCCGACTTCCTCGCCATCTCGCCGAACAACCGCATGCCGGCGATCACTGATACCGCGCCGGCCGACGGCGGCCAGCCGATCAGCGTGTTCGAGTCAGGCGCCATCCTGTTGTACTTCGCCGAGAAGACCGCTCGCTTCCTGCCGAAGGATATACGCGACCGCAAGACCGCGACGGAATGGCTGTTCTGGCAGGTGGGCGGCCTGGGGCCGATGGCCGGACAGAACCATCATTTCGGGCTCTACGCGCCGAAAAGGATTCCTTACGCGATCGACCGCTACGTGAACGAGACGAACCGTCTGTACGGTGTCCTCAACCGCCATCTCGAAAACCGCACGTTCATCGCGGGCGACGACTACAGCATCGCCGACATGGCTTCCTATCCGTGGATCGTTCCCTGGAAGCGCCAGCAGCAGAATTTGGACGACTTCCCGAACCTGCGGCGCTGGTTCGACACGGTGCGCGCGCGCCCCGGGACGCAGCGGGCCTACGCGAAAGGCGAACCGTACTCGAGCCGCCCCGCAGTCACCGAGGAAGGCAAGAAGATCCTGTTCGGCCAGACCGCCAGTAGAGCGCCGGCAGAGGAGAGGCGCGAGATATCCCGACGTTCCACTGTATGA